The Gossypium hirsutum isolate 1008001.06 chromosome D02, Gossypium_hirsutum_v2.1, whole genome shotgun sequence region tccctttgTAAACCAATCCTCGGTTTCATCAAGTGGGTGTGGGTCATGTTCCTCAGGCCACCAAAGAATCTCAAGCACCACTACGGTTCATGGGCCATAGTCACCGGCTGCACCGATGGGATCGGGACAGCCCTGGCGTTCCAACTGGCATCCAAGGGTCTTAACTTGGTCTTGGTGGGGCGAAACCCTTTGAAACTTGCAGCAACCGCCGATGCCATACGTGAAAAATTCGGCGCACAAGTTGAGACCAGAAACGTCGTCATTGACTTGGCGAAAACCAGCGGAGAAGAGATATCAAAGACGGTGGAGGATGCTATTGAAGGGCTAGACATTGGCGTACTGGTGAACAACGCCGGCTTGGCCTACGAGGGAGCGAGGTTCTTACACGAGGTGGATTCGGAGGTGGCGGAGAGCATTATAAAGGTGAATATAGTGGCGGCGACTTGGATTACTAAAGCAGTGGTTCCGATTATGGCGAAGAAGAAGAAGGGGGCCATTTTTAACGTTGGGTCTGGTTCTTATGGCGGCTTCTGTTCTTACCCTTTATACACCATTTATGCTGCTACGAAAGCGTAAGTTTCTCCTCCCTTGTAAAGGTCTACATGTTTCGTGCTGCTTAGGATTGTGGCTCAgttacaaaatatttttcaaccCTACGTTTGTTTTTGAATCGGATAGCCAGCAaaacctattttattattaaaatattaaaaatatattctgctattttataattaaattttaatttaattatatcttttttattctttaaattgatTTCGAGCCATCCAAATACAAAACTTTTGTTCAAGCTTGGTTCAAATTGAGTTAGGTTTATCAAGCCAAACGAGTTACCCGTCTTTAGATAAATCTACTctcttatattatatattaaggaTTAATTAGTATAACACTTCATTAGTAAAAATTATTTCTGTAATTCAAACTTACTTATTCTTAAACAAGGGAACAACTAATTAacaacctacaatttaatttttttaatcttttatttattaGTAAAAAGCCAAAgaataaaaatgtattaaattatataattcaattaattaaaatatctaaattaacGGTAGCtagagtttaattaaaattttaacttttattgaattatataagaaaaaaattattcattcaaaaaatttcgcaaaataagtgtatttaaaattttaattaatattaatctcaaatttaatctatttctaccttaataaatatatatttttaaagttaagaCTTTCAGTCAATCGGCTAACATTTTTCGATTGAAATGGTATCAAAGAAGTTACCCATGTGGTGGAATATTCACTTAACTCGGCCTTTAAAAAATAttcgattttttattttgatatttatttatttttctcaatttgatatttaaaacatgtatttattataattttttaatatatattttttaacaaatgttaaaaaaattataaccaaTCACAAAGTACTGCGTGGTgtctttatataaaaaaaacaatattttgttttattaaatgcatatatacattaaaaatataaaaaaataaaaatatataacatctagaaaaaaacatataaattataaaaaattcaaaaatatgataattaaaaataaattagttgaaattaataatattattacaagaaatgtaaaaaaattgtaaaaattataaaaattgttaaagaaattttagaaaaagtttaaaaatatttttttataaaattataaaatatataattctaaaatgtatttaaatttgaagggttttttttgcaattacttgaaacttaaatgcgtattttaatttttataacatttttcaatttcaatttatatattattttaaatttttaaaatttataattatatattttaaaattttattaatattatataagactttttttatatttttaattagtataatatatataaatgacatGTGACATGTtctaataacaatattatcatcAATGATCAATTAATGTCgatcaaattcaaaaatattttttaatatttaaatatttaatattataattttttatttttaaaattttaaaattttattttaaataaatctaattgccacataatattttttttaattcgccGAAACATGCGTTATAGCGCTTTTTAGtctttaaaatatataagtaaatatcAGTAACAATTTACAAATGAAAAAagttaaatatgaaatatgattataaaaagaaaaaaaaaaccaaagtgtGTGAGGGTACGATGGAATTAAAGGAAGCAATAGATTTGAGCTTTTTTTTATTAGTCAAATAAATCTGCTTTCATCCTCGAGTCAATTGTatttacaattaaaatataaatataaaaaaaccaataaaatgaAGGTAAACTACGTAGATATTTATTcaataagttaataaaattttataaattaaaaaataattataaaagaagaagaagaaatataaatgatataaaaaattcaatatggatattattatatttgtaaaatattataaataattttaataaaataaaattaaaaatatatattataattaaataaaataatttttgaagtttaagtttttatttatagttGGATCAagttattaaatcaaataaaactaaaagaaattttgaaaaaccACCTATTTAAGTGGAATTTGAAAAAGGGAATTTGAGTTATtgaaattctattttaaaattattgacaaattttgaaattctttaatatatttacccaacaaataaattaatttttttaattttaaaaactttaatacaaATTAAATCTTTCTTCCAAGTTCCTCACCCAAACACACCAAAAATTTTTACCCATATGATGATACTTATGAAGTACTTctttttgtttaatatatatatatactatttattaaatgtttacTGAGTTGGTGATTTGAATTGGTGTAACCCTCAACTAAATCATCAAATCGAttaggaaaattaaaaaaaaacacccttttgtaattaaaataagttttattgTTTGAgggtaatttagtcttttttctttaaaaaatattaaaaatatgcatataatgagatttgaatctgcaCCAATTGCATTAGTAAAACCTTTAATCTATCACTCAACTAAaacaatattttgatattatatatttcaatttttattatgtacACTTTTTTACCTCGACACCGACCCAAGATTAATGACAATACAATGATAAACaataataatctaatttttttcattttaacatcataaatatttcatgtgttattattaattagttccaaactataagtttaattatttattgtatgttatttttaaacacatatttttGTTCTAAATTGTAGTTCCACACACACATTTGATAggatttctaatttattttaagtGTTTTATAGAGTTGGTGTCAAGGATTAATCTGACACCAATTTAgttatgaaattactaaaatactttctcatatataaattaagttatatttttatgaGTGTATTTTTGTCCTATTTTATATAACAAATCAATAAAAACTAATTATAATAAGATTTGAACCCAAAATACCTTGCATGATAATCAATTAACTTTACACGATTGTAACCAAAGCATCAATTGattttttatgtgaatttgaatTAACTTTACACATTGGGGTGTGCTATAAATCTAGTTTAAGTTAAaaggcataatgacttatttgatcctttaactttacaaaaaattcattttagccctctttttattttttattttgcctCTTTTAGCCTTTACACTTGCgttgtttgtcaaatcatctcaaaatggatgaaaaagttaacgtttgttaactttacTGATCTGACATACACATAGATGCAACGTCaacaattaattgattttttaaaaatttaaaaaattcaaaaaatgtataaatttttttaaaaattaaaaaatattaaaaaggtataaaaattataaaaatatatattttattattttaatttaaaaaaattaattaattgctaacaaGCATACACGTAGGctgccacatcagcaaagttaacaaatgttaatttttttcatccattttgggatgatttgaTCAACCATGTAAGTTTAaaggctaaaagaaacaaaataataaaataataaatagaattgGAAGTCCAAAAAATCGTTGTGCCAAATTAAAATCATTTGATGAAGTGattcaatatgaaattattttagcATGCTCCAACATATGTAAGCATATATAGAAAATGTTTAGGATTAAATGACATCATATAATTCACTTTTGAAGATATAAACATCATCCATATCATATATAGTTatctaattataattttaaaaaattgtaatatatTGTACTTACCAATTATTTATGAATTGTAGATTTTCATGCAAGGTTTTCCATAGGGAACATGACAAACTTACAAAAAGGGTATCTTGTAGTAATAACATGCAAGaagaatagaattttttttatctactACCAAGCCAAATTAGGTCACCTATTATATATCCTGTGAATTTGTAAAAGggataagaaaaaaaacaatgaaaattgTTGGATTTATCATGTAAGGAGAGAGGAATTAAAGAGGAAATTTGCAATTTGTTCA contains the following coding sequences:
- the LOC107909730 gene encoding very-long-chain 3-oxoacyl-CoA reductase 1, which produces MATQLPDFMLIFVISCLGFISLCKPILGFIKWVWVMFLRPPKNLKHHYGSWAIVTGCTDGIGTALAFQLASKGLNLVLVGRNPLKLAATADAIREKFGAQVETRNVVIDLAKTSGEEISKTVEDAIEGLDIGVLVNNAGLAYEGARFLHEVDSEVAESIIKVNIVAATWITKAVVPIMAKKKKGAIFNVGSGSYGGFCSYPLYTIYAATKAYLTMFSRSINLEYKKTGIDIQCQIPLFVATKMTKFKRSSLFIPSAEMFSKASLR